In Desulfurella sp., the genomic stretch GCAAGAGTTGGCATAAACCCGCAAACCAAAGAAAAAATTCAAATACCTGAATCCAGGCTTCCTATGTTTAAAGCAGGTAAGGGGTTGAAAGATAGGTTAAAGTAAACCTTTATGGTTTTTAAAAAAACTAAGCTAAAAAGCAAATATAAAAATAAATAATCAAAAAATAAGA encodes the following:
- a CDS encoding HU family DNA-binding protein translates to ARVGINPQTKEKIQIPESRLPMFKAGKGLKDRLK